In one Curtobacterium citreum genomic region, the following are encoded:
- a CDS encoding type II secretion system F family protein, with protein MSLAYDYRGRDGSGKLVKGRLDAASEGAVVQRLRGMGVSPIAITEAKPGTGLQTEIKIPGFERGVGLKDLAIMSRQASTMLSSGLSLLRALTILADQTESKKLKEILGKVRDDVERGVSFSDAVGKYPVDFPPIMINMIRAGETGGFLDQAMDSIATNFEKEHKLRSTIKSAMTYPVVVLVMSLVAVVVMLVFIVPIFQKMFASLGGQLPLPTLLLVYASNAMVWVGPILVAAVVAGWFWWRAKQHTDAVRAVVDPLRLKLPVFGALNRKIVIARFARNFSNMISAGVPILQALQIVGEVSNNFTVQRALERVAEAVRKGESIAEPLARESVFPEMVSQMVAVGEDAGSLEVMLEKIAVFYDNEVESTTEALTALIEPLLIAFLGVVVGGMIIALYLPIFKISSLIH; from the coding sequence ATGTCGCTCGCGTACGACTACCGGGGACGGGACGGCAGCGGGAAGCTCGTCAAGGGACGGCTCGACGCCGCGTCCGAGGGTGCCGTCGTCCAGCGACTCCGGGGGATGGGCGTCTCGCCGATCGCGATCACCGAGGCGAAGCCGGGCACCGGGCTGCAGACGGAGATCAAGATCCCGGGGTTCGAGCGAGGCGTCGGGCTGAAGGACCTCGCGATCATGTCGCGGCAGGCCTCGACGATGCTGTCGTCGGGGCTCTCCCTGCTCCGGGCCCTCACGATCCTGGCCGACCAGACCGAGAGCAAGAAGCTCAAGGAGATCCTCGGCAAGGTGCGGGACGACGTCGAGCGCGGTGTCTCGTTCTCGGACGCGGTCGGCAAGTACCCGGTGGACTTCCCGCCGATCATGATCAACATGATCCGTGCGGGGGAGACCGGCGGCTTCCTCGACCAGGCGATGGACTCGATCGCGACGAACTTCGAGAAGGAGCACAAGCTCCGGTCGACGATCAAGTCCGCGATGACCTACCCCGTCGTGGTGCTCGTGATGTCGCTGGTCGCGGTCGTGGTGATGCTCGTCTTCATCGTGCCGATCTTCCAGAAGATGTTCGCGTCGCTCGGGGGGCAGTTGCCGCTGCCGACGCTGCTGCTCGTCTACGCCTCGAACGCGATGGTGTGGGTCGGGCCGATCCTCGTCGCCGCGGTCGTCGCCGGCTGGTTCTGGTGGCGCGCGAAGCAGCACACCGATGCCGTCCGCGCCGTCGTCGACCCGCTGCGACTGAAGCTCCCGGTCTTCGGCGCGCTCAACCGCAAGATCGTCATCGCACGCTTCGCCCGGAACTTCTCGAACATGATCAGCGCCGGCGTGCCGATCCTGCAGGCGCTGCAGATCGTCGGCGAGGTCTCGAACAACTTCACGGTCCAGCGCGCGCTGGAGCGGGTCGCCGAAGCGGTCCGGAAGGGCGAGTCGATCGCTGAACCCCTGGCGCGCGAGAGCGTGTTCCCGGAGATGGTCTCGCAGATGGTCGCGGTCGGCGAGGACGCCGGTTCCCTCGAGGTGATGCTGGAGAAGATCGCGGTCTTCTACGACAACGAGGTGGAATCCACGACCGAGGCGTTGACCGCATTGATCGAGCCATTGTTGATCGCATTCTTGGGTGTCGTGGTCGGCGGCATGATCATCGCGCTGTACCTGCCGATCTTCAAGATCTCCTCGCTCATCCACTGA